A segment of the Maylandia zebra isolate NMK-2024a linkage group LG2, Mzebra_GT3a, whole genome shotgun sequence genome:
TTGTCAACAGCCGAGTAGGGTTATAACAGCAACTCCCTCGTAACGTCGGTATAGCGAAGAAAGAACAGAACGACAAAGGACGGCCTCGAGATATACACAGTATTTGGATGCAAAGGACATCGACCGTTTTAGTACATTTTCTCATGTGTGGATGATAAACGTGCGAAATTGAAGTTTGACGTTTAAAGCGTGATTTGTAGGATATTATCACAGTGAACATCCATTGGCAAAATCGCATAAAACAATGGCAAGGCAAGTACTCCTGTTTATCTCTCTTCTCGCCGTCGGCTCGGTGCTCGGACAAGTGAGCTATACAATACCAGAGGAAATGACTAAAGGATCGTTAGTTGGTAATATAGCACAAGACTTGGGTTTACAAATCAAACGGTTGACTTCAGGTAAGGCTCGGATTTATGCTCGAGACACCGATCAGTACGTCGAGCTGAACAGAGAAAGAGGAGTCCTCCTCGTTAAAGAAAGGATCGACAGAGAGGCGCTGTGCAAACAGACGACGCCGTGTGCTCTACATTTTCAGATCATTTTGGAGAATCCGATGGAATTTTATACGGTTACAGTGCAGATCACAGATATCAATGACAATGCacctacttttaaaaaaactaaaaccatTTTCAAAATTAGCGAAACGGCGCTCATCGGGGCAAAATTTGTTCTGGAAAGGGCTGTGGATCTGGATGTTGAAATGAATAGTGTTCAGTCATATGAGTTAAAACCAACTGACAATTTTGCTCTCAAACTGTACAGCAACtctgatggaaataaaaatgttgagATGGTACTACAGAAACCTTTGGACAGAGAGAAACAAGAGCAGATATCCCTCGTGTTAACAGCTGTAGATGGAGGGGAGCCACAGATGTCAGGAACAATGCAGAttctcattacagttttagacGCTAATGATAATGCTCCGGTTTTTACACAGCAAACATACAAAGCTACAGTCACTGAGAATTCACTTAAAGGAACAGTTGTTGCTACTGTTACAGCGTCAGACGCAGATCAAGGTTCGAACAGTAAAATAACATATTCAATCACAAATGCAGCAGATGATGACACCAGAATATTTGAGATTAATGAGGAAAATGGGAATGTTGTATTAATTGGAATAATTGACTTTGAAAAGTCAAGAAACTATCAAATAAATTTACTTGCTAGTGATGATGGTGGACTCACGGATTCGTGCAAATTAATTGTCGATGTGCAAGATGTAAACGACAACAAACCTGAAATCAACATAATGTCGAAGTCAGCTGTGATATCAGAGGATGCTAATCTCAACACAGTAGTTACGATGATAAACATTGAAGACAAGGACTCGGGGGAAAACGGAAAAGTGCAGTGTTTTATGAGTGATAACGTACCTTTCGAATTAAGAGCATCTTCAAATAATTTCTATACCTTAGTAACAGACAGTGAtttagacagagagagagcctctgagtacaagatcacTTTGACCTGCTCTGATGAGGGAGTGCCCTCCCTCTCCAGCAGCGTCACTCTCACCTTACAGATCTCAGACGTTAATGACAACGCACCTGTCTTTGAGAGGAGCTCATATGAGGCCTACATTGTAGAAAACAACACACCAGGTCTCTCTATATTCACAGTCAAAGCCACAGACGCTGACTGGAACCAGAATGCCCGTGTTTCTTACATACTGGAGGACTCCTCCGTCAACGGAGTGCCAGTCTCCTCATATGTGTCCGTTAGTGCTGATAGTGGAGTCATCCATGCAGTGCGCTCTTTTGACTACGAGCAGATCAAAGATTTCCACTTCCGCGTAAGAGCGCAGGATGGAGGATCTCCTCCACTCAGCAGCAACGTGACTGTGAAAATAATGATCCAAGACCAGAACGACAACCCCCCTCAGGTTCTGTACCCAGTCCAGACTGGTGGCTCTCTGGTGGCTGAAATGGTGCCTCGTTCAGCAGATGTGGGCTATTTGGTGACTAAAGTGGTGGCTGTTGATGTGGACTCTGGACAGAACGCCTGGCTCTCCTATAAACTGCAGAAAGCCACAGACAGGGCGCTGTTTGAAGTGGGCTTACAGAATGGAGAAATCAGAACTATCCGCCAAGTCACTGATAAAGATGCTGTCAAGCAAAGACTGACTGTTATAGTGGAGGACAACGGGCAGCCCTCTCGTTCAGCTACAGTCATTGTTAACGTGGCGGTGGCGGACAGCTTCCCTGAAGTGCTGTCGGAGTTCACTGAGTTGACACacgacaaggagtacaatgACAACATGACTTTTTACTTAGTCTTGGCTctggctgtagtttccttcctctTCATCACGTGTTTAGTGGTTATTATATCAGTCAAAATCTACAGGTGGAGACAGTCTCGCATCCTGTATCACTCCAACCTGCCTGTCATTCCATATTATCCACCACGTTACTCAGACACTTTGGGAACAGGGACTCTTCCACATGTGTACAACTACGAGGTGTGCAGGACGACTGACTCCAGAAATAGTGACTGTAAGTTCGGCAGAGCTGGTAGTCAGAACGTGCTGATAATGGACCCCAGTTCTACAGGAACGATGCAGCGGATACAGAGTGAAAAGAGCATCCTGGATGAACCAGACTCTCCTCTTGAGGTTAGTCTTTCtgttgtgaaaaaataaaataaaatgacataaaaatgtgttttttaagctttacaattaaaattaaaattatataaaatgatAGTTAAAATTTGCGCATCAACGTTCAATACTGTCGTAGTGATCATTTTCAGCACCACAGACAGCGGAAATAAGAACCTTTCTGCCTGAACCCCAAACatgcagaatttatttcatttctttatgatTTCCTTCCCTAGGGAACAATGGCGCACTAGTATGTACTTATATATGTACTTATTTtaagtgtttatgtttttgatttttttttctctctttcttttttcttttatttctcttttttggtcGTGGTGGTGCCGTTCTGACTACTATCCgacatctaaaaaaaacaaaaagcttgaAGACCAGagggttttttatttgtttttaaaatttaaacgtAGTCACTGCGttttcccttctgtttttcttttttaaacaatttcagtatttttttttaattgtcttcGACGAGTTGGGTTTAGCAGTactattttttgtctgtttgcttgtttttcaaaCCTCAAATATTTGTTTAACCTTGCACTGATTTTCTTGTCATAAATCAGTGTAGTGTAGTGTCATGTTTTGTACTCCTAGAGACGCTGTTGGCTAGTCTGTGGTAGTTTTGCTGCTGATTACAGCAGCACCTCCCAGATAATTTAGATCGGAGGAAGTATTGTCGACACAGTAGACATTTCAGGTTTCCGAGAATAATATAGCCTACACGGACATTTTAGCAGTCGGTTTTTTTGATCGAGCTTTATTGTGtggctttttcatttttactccAGCTGTGTGTGGAATTTAGCTCTTTTTCTCGACTGCTTTGATTCGTCATGATATTACAAAGCCGTTGGACCGAAACAATGAAATGGCAAGTGATACTGTTTTTCTCAATGCTCTCTCTCTGTTATGTGTTCGGGCAGGTAAGCTATTCTGTTCCAGAAGAAATGTCAAAAGGCTCGTTAGTCGGTAAGATAGCACAAGATTTAGGTTTGGACCTAAAACGGTTGAAAACGGGAAAAGCTCGCTTGCATGTTGGAAACAGCGCTGAATACATTGAGCTGAATAAAGAAAGGGGGGTGCTTCTTATCAAGGAGAGAATCGACAGGGAGGCTTTATGCAAACAAACGACTCCCTGTGCTTTACACTTTCAAATGATTTTGGCAAATCCTATCGAGTTCTACCGTGTTACTGTAGAAATAACAGATATAAACGACAACGCCCCTATATTCAAAATGAAAGATATGGTATTTGAAATAAGCGAGTCGGCTGTAAAGGGGTCAAAATTTATATTAGAGAAAGCACTGGATTCTGACGTTGGAATAAATGGGCTTAAAAGCTACTCCCTTAACCCAACAGATAATTTTGCTTTGAAACTCAACGACAACACTGATGGGGGGAAAGAAGTAGAGATGGTTTTGGAAAAACCTCTTGATCGAGAGAAAGAGGAGCAGCTGACTCTTACACTAACAGCCGTCGACGGAGGTGAACCTCAGCTCTCGGGGACAGTGCAAATTCATGTAACTGTATTAGATGTCAATGACAACGcacctgttttcacacagtCAACGTACAAAAGTAGTTTAATGGAAAATTCTCCAAGAGGAACCCAACTGATTACTGTTACAGCCACCGATAAAGATGAAGGAACAAATGGTTTCGTAACATATTCGATATCAAATAACATTGATGGaatttttgatttatttgaaaTACATGAGACAAGCGGGGAAGTGCGATTGATCGGAAATGTAGATTATGAAACATCGAAACATTATCAGCTCAATATTAAAGCCAAAGATCAGGGTGGACTCAGTGACTCGTGTAAAATTATTTTTGATATTACTGATGTAAATGATAATAGCCCAATAATAGATTTAATGTCGACTACTCAATCGGTTCCAGAAGATTCCACCTTAAAAACCGTTGTTGCAGTTATGAACGTGCATGATGCTGATTCAGACGATAATGGAGTAGTTAAATGTTTCCTAAATGACAATGTAGCTTTTAATATTGAGAGTACATCAAATAGCTTCTACAGCATTATAACAGACAGTGAtttagacagagagagagcatcCGAATATAACATCACTGTGACCTGCTCTGATGAGGGAGTGCCCTCCCTCTCCAGCAGTGTCACTCTCACCTTACAAATCTCAGACGTTAATGATAACGCACCTGTCTTTGAGAGGAGCTCATATGAGGCCTACATTGTAGAAAACAACACACCAGGTCTCTCTATATTCACAGTCAAAGCCACAGACGCTGACTGGAACCAGAACGCCCGTGTTTCTTACATACTTGAGGACTCCTCCGTTAACGGAGTGCCAGTCTCCTCGTATGTGTCCGTTAGTGCTGATAGTGGAGTCATCCATGCAGTGCGCTCTTTTGACTACGAGCAGATCAAAGATTTCCACTTCCGCGTAAAAGCGCAGGATGGAGGTTCTCCTCCACTCAGCAGCAACGTGA
Coding sequences within it:
- the LOC143413310 gene encoding protocadherin beta-16-like, which produces MARQVLLFISLLAVGSVLGQVSYTIPEEMTKGSLVGNIAQDLGLQIKRLTSGKARIYARDTDQYVELNRERGVLLVKERIDREALCKQTTPCALHFQIILENPMEFYTVTVQITDINDNAPTFKKTKTIFKISETALIGAKFVLERAVDLDVEMNSVQSYELKPTDNFALKLYSNSDGNKNVEMVLQKPLDREKQEQISLVLTAVDGGEPQMSGTMQILITVLDANDNAPVFTQQTYKATVTENSLKGTVVATVTASDADQGSNSKITYSITNAADDDTRIFEINEENGNVVLIGIIDFEKSRNYQINLLASDDGGLTDSCKLIVDVQDVNDNKPEINIMSKSAVISEDANLNTVVTMINIEDKDSGENGKVQCFMSDNVPFELRASSNNFYTLVTDSDLDRERASEYKITLTCSDEGVPSLSSSVTLTLQISDVNDNAPVFERSSYEAYIVENNTPGLSIFTVKATDADWNQNARVSYILEDSSVNGVPVSSYVSVSADSGVIHAVRSFDYEQIKDFHFRVRAQDGGSPPLSSNVTVKIMIQDQNDNPPQVLYPVQTGGSLVAEMVPRSADVGYLVTKVVAVDVDSGQNAWLSYKLQKATDRALFEVGLQNGEIRTIRQVTDKDAVKQRLTVIVEDNGQPSRSATVIVNVAVADSFPEVLSEFTELTHDKEYNDNMTFYLVLALAVVSFLFITCLVVIISVKIYRWRQSRILYHSNLPVIPYYPPRYSDTLGTGTLPHVYNYEVCRTTDSRNSDCKFGRAGSQNVLIMDPSSTGTMQRIQSEKSILDEPDSPLEGTMAH
- the LOC112435885 gene encoding protocadherin beta-16-like, giving the protein MILQSRWTETMKWQVILFFSMLSLCYVFGQVSYSVPEEMSKGSLVGKIAQDLGLDLKRLKTGKARLHVGNSAEYIELNKERGVLLIKERIDREALCKQTTPCALHFQMILANPIEFYRVTVEITDINDNAPIFKMKDMVFEISESAVKGSKFILEKALDSDVGINGLKSYSLNPTDNFALKLNDNTDGGKEVEMVLEKPLDREKEEQLTLTLTAVDGGEPQLSGTVQIHVTVLDVNDNAPVFTQSTYKSSLMENSPRGTQLITVTATDKDEGTNGFVTYSISNNIDGIFDLFEIHETSGEVRLIGNVDYETSKHYQLNIKAKDQGGLSDSCKIIFDITDVNDNSPIIDLMSTTQSVPEDSTLKTVVAVMNVHDADSDDNGVVKCFLNDNVAFNIESTSNSFYSIITDSDLDRERASEYNITVTCSDEGVPSLSSSVTLTLQISDVNDNAPVFERSSYEAYIVENNTPGLSIFTVKATDADWNQNARVSYILEDSSVNGVPVSSYVSVSADSGVIHAVRSFDYEQIKDFHFRVKAQDGGSPPLSSNVTVKIMIQDQNDNPPQVLYPVQTGGSLVAEMVPRSADVGYLVTKVVAVDVDSGQNAWLSYKLQKATDRALFEVGLQNGEIRTIRQVTDKDAVKQRLTVIVEDNGQPSRSATVVVNVAVADSFPEVLSEFTELTHDKEYNDNLTFYLVLALAVVSFLFITCLVVIISVKIYRWRQSRILYHSNLPVIPYYPPRYSDTLGTGTLPHVYNYEVCRTTDSRKSDCKFGRAGSQNVLIMDPSSTGTMQRRQSEKSILDEPDSPLEVS